The DNA window CACTTTTttttccattattattattatcgaacTCTAGAAAATGGTTATGTTGAAAAttgcctgaatggcttcgagaaaagtaggtatggtacggccgtgcctttgtttttgttgtgctcgacttggcggggcactcccgtgcccccagataactACCAAACTAACCAGCGTCCCCACGTTGAAGTAAACGGAAGCGACGGCGGCGCTTGCTGTGGTAAGCTGCACCAGAGAATGGAACAGGTATATCGCGTAGGAGATGCGTGCCAAGAACTTCCACAGCCGCAGCGACAGGAACCAGTTCACGGGACCTGCACGGAGAAGGCATAAGCATAGGTAtagacgaagggctacgaatcaaagtcaaagtcaaaatatctttattcaatttaggctaaaaaaagtacttatgaaatgtcaaaaaaattctaccaccggttttggaaaaacctctgttgagtcCTGAACTTGAGTTTTGTTGGGTTATTAAACTGTACCTCCATAACCGTGAGCACAAGCGAATATCATCCAGCAGAGAGCCAGCGACCAGCAGGACCGTCTGAAGGAGTTGTTCACGATATCAGCGAGCTGGTTGTCCCAGTCCGACTGCATGCTGGGGTGCACTATACCGATGACGTACATGAATGCACCCAGTGCTAGACTATGCCATACAATCTTCacccactgaaaaaaaaacaaatccctATGCAAAAACAGAACTATTTTAATGACAAAATCTAGTATAGAGCCTGAGGGCTCTCGTGACGATATCGTTGATATTTACGAATTGTAATCAAGATGCTTCTTAAAAGAATAGGTACTCAAATCAAATGATTACATCATGATTGATTGGATTATTATGATGATTAGATcatgtacccaaatggttgtctggaagagattgctTTAAAGCGGTTGTCTACTCTACCCTGAAAGTCTACCTGATGTGTCTATTTTTTTGTACGgttttgtggtgtgcaataaagaatatttctattgtattgtaccgGTACTCACTTTTTTGtgcatattttactgatatgaCAGACATGCTTTCTCAGATAATTTCAGTCGAAATAGTAGGTTCTAGGTTCATTTTTTCTAGTGCCGAATGCTCGGCATTTAAACCGATTTTCGCCCGAACGTCGAAGTTTGCCTCAAGCTACCGAAATTCGGTTAAACCGAATGTAAAACTAATTTTAGCCCATTCCAAATTAGGTGTTACCGAACGTATCAATTAGCTGAGGCATAGAGACAGCACTCGAAGCTATTATTCATCCAGAAAAtaagattttgataaaaatttcatttttaatacaagctttttttgctgactgtacctttcgtcgactttacttgcattatcacccaaacttcatttgcataccaaatttcaagtcgatgccattaaccgttgaaaagtttcttcctgcggagacgatcctggccggaccaccatgatgtcactaccagattattgcatacctagtcacgcaatttacataggtatgccaaatttcaagtcaatccgactactgaaagttggtcgaatttaacttgcaagatttgattacagcttgtaaaaatacattttattcggGGAAATGCGTATATGGCAGCGGCCTCAGAAGGCTTATTTGggtaaaactattattttgcaTAATCACCTGTGGTAATTTAGTCTCCAGACCCCTGCGGGTATGTAAGATGTATCCAAACAGCATGCCGATGATGAAGGGCGGCGACCTCACGAGAGTGTTTTTGTAGTAAAATTGCGTGTAGTTAGCAATTTTCTGTATCGACGCGCTAAAATAGACATACATGGGAGTTCATTACTAAATTGTTTTGCGAAACAGACGTGATTTTACTTTGATCTTGAATACAGAGGCGTAGTGTAGTTGGGGCGGGGGGAGGGCgatccgccccgggcggcacaTTTATggggcggcaaaataccataaaatgtagtggtttgtgtgaagttcccaatccgcactgggcgcgcgtgggaactacggcccaagtgttctcGTTCTAAGAGTGTGCCCCACAGCGGGACGTCTATAGGCTGGGTTGATAATAATTCCACCCTCTCCGGCCGGCTCGATATTATAGTGCAATCCTATGCGCGCGTGAATCATCTTTTCACGAACCACTGTTACAAGTAATTGACATTTTAGAAGAAAACAGTGTCTCGGCCGGAAAgggataacaaaaaaaaatgtcgcacctacgattcggaccgattagaatgagtacccCAAGAGTACCCTAAATAAGGGggcggtaaaaaaaaaaccgccccgggcggctgagACCCACGCACGCCACTGTTTGAATTTCTTTCGCCAAGGACAAGATATTTTGAGTTTTGAGACAATTATTACAATGccaaataagtttctgttaagtTTTATTACAAGCTGAATACAAGCTgcgcaaatttttattaaaatcaagcgccccaccccccccctaaaatggaataatttgaaaaaaattaggatggtagtaagtatatcaaacttgcaaggaaaactataacggttaagttttcttgagaattattagcagtttaagagtaaattgcagcctaaggtataaaatatacctaaacttagaatattccgtacaaaataccaaatccttagaaaaatattacttaatttattcgtaatggctacggaacgctATTTCGGgggtgttcgacacgctcttggtcggttttttattaactgcacttgcattgccatccaaCTGTATTATGCGTACCAAATTGCAGTCAATACGACCACTGCCAAtgggtcaaaattaacttgcaagaataAGACAATCGCTCAGTTCCGCGTACAGTGACCCGCGATATGGCTGGATTAACTAACGTTTTTCAACTTTGAATGAAGCATAGTTCTCATAGATTTTAAAAGTAATATCTACCCAAGAGCTGCTTTCGAAAACGGGGAAGGGTAAATGGCGCAAAAGGCGAAGGCTGCGGCGAGGGAGGCGAGCAgggcggcggcgagcgcggcccacgcggcgcggcggctgccCAGCACCCAGAACAGCACCAGCGGGGACACCACGTGCAGCTGCATGTCCGCCGACAGGTACCAGGAAGGGCGCACGCACTGAAATAAGAAcagacttggatagtttagacGTAGTTTTGATCcatagcatagtaaaagaggagcagtatgcacactccgacccttggCCCAcaaattgaaaaacactgccGTAGGCGGTCTTGGAATGTAGTATGCGTCTAACGAAACGCAGCGCCATCAAGCGGCGTGGACCGGATCTAATTCAAGTCAACAGCTGTCAGCCTCGTCTCGTAAcggtttatatcaatccaatttatggaaaggatttcgatatctaattttgctatttctgtttctttggctagttgaagtataattttgatagtgtttatgtgccgattaaccttaacagtgaacagtgatcccaaaattctatattgctctcgtgtctaacattttttaatgcgcaagtggtctccacgtggtttctggaattttactatcaagttgcaaaaactacaattaccgtacaacgtccctctcaaagagagtttaccttgacactgacgaaattgtcctattaattaggacagaaaagccatattttaaaagagaagaagaattTATGGAAAagtaataagaaacaaacaaagacgcTATTTACCCGatcatagacatttagtgatgtggaAACTTAGAACCTAGCGCAAAATCATTCTGTtaagtaaatcgattaatttattaactgaatagatcaaagtgtctttgtctattttattatttacaatacttgatttactactactacttgaTTTAATGCCAAAAACTGTTTATTctattataaaagcagtaacaattttttttaagtaaataaaaatcgcctatgaaatcgagcattaatcgattttcaaaatgtcaaattttccaccatctctacgcaaGTCTGTGCTACTACGGATTATACCTGTTTAAGTAGAATTCGCTCCTAATAACTGCCTAGCAAAACTCATACTTACGGCAATTGTCTCTCCATCTGTAATGTCTCACCTATGTATGAAGCTCATatgttctttttaatttaaataccttCTTCTTGTACTAACCGTTGCACGAAATGCATCATTTTAATCAGCTGCTGgtaaagttttaattatatCCGTCTAAACCCGAACAATACCCATGTTTCcttttcattcaagaaataacgtcagattttgacaaagatttttcaaataaaaattaagagcgtgcaaacgaaaaattgcccattcagcgattttgaggtttttcaaatgccttattaatgtctaaatgcttacgttttttaaggaaaaactaatgtaacatatagataaactcttactctgatgtatagcggtaatttccatttatttccgtcagcgatttttttttgccatatcattttgttagtgaggttttacaaaaatacgcgtcagagctgtctttcatgtgaaatatttccattataacccaccacaaaacagtgtaactttagtatttttaataggaaatatagtcttttaagacataggtcatcatatgtatcaaaatattagttattatacTTCGTACGCTTCATTCtttgatataattttaacaTGTAGTAGTTGCATTGTACTGGTAACATCGCACAagtttaagagaaaaaaaaaaatacttaaaagaacATTTCCGTTTCCGCCATATTGGAGTGCCAGTGCCCTATCCAACCTCTTCATTGTTTGTTTGTGCGCGGTAACATTAGCACGTTCCCTAATTAATAAGTATTAGCTACCTTATTGCAATAAATTAGGTTTGTTAATCTCAaaaatgccgaaacggtctTCGGAAGAAAAAATTAACTATTATAATGCAAAAATCAAAAGGTTAAAGAAAcgacaattaaataaaaaacaaagacaACGCGGGATTATCCTATCATCAGATTCCGAGGACAATATCGGTAAGTCGTGATTTATCTTTATCAAGTGTGTGAAATTATATACCTATAACTATTGCGACTAGCGTATGTAAGCTGTTCTGGGGGTTAACTGCGAGTTAACACGATGAATAAGTTGACGCTCAAAGATTAACCTGGGGGTTGACTGCGAGTCAACACGAAGGTCCCAACCTATCATTTCGAAAAAATGATtcctaatattatattttacaaaaaattaccaTAGAATCATTCGTTTTCATTtcgaattcaattttttttctcttcaaaTCTACcctcttataaaaaataaataaaatatttatttttctttgttgttCTGTACAGCAAACGGAACACAAATGGATACTCGTAATGTTGATAACACGTCGCCGTCGCTACCGCAAGTGGTGAGAGATCGATCACCGACTCCAGAGCCGGCCGCGGTCGAGCCAGATCAGGCGGTGTCAACTGAACCACGCTCCCCGCCGGCGTCGCCGCCGGCCGCGCTGGCGCCGGTACTGCCCGCCGCGGACGGAGACTCACTCGATTCCGAGCTCATAGAAGCATTAGGTGATCCCAACGATGAGATTCCCGTATACGGACCAGAAATCCATTCCATGCTCGCAGAACGCTGGCTCCCTGTCTTAAAAAAGGGGCTGAAGTCAGAGACGAAAGAAAAGCTTTTAAAAGAATATGCAGTTCCAGAgaattgtaaattattaaaagcaCCAACTGTTAACCCAGAATTAAGAGCAGCCGTCAACGACGTTGCCAAAAATCGAGACAAAAAGATCCAGGTTGAACAGGATCAACTTGGTTTAGGCATTACGGCCATTAACCGTGCGATGACGGTTTTATTAACACAAGATAACAAggtaaaagaataaaataaataatagctaTTAATGAAATCATATTATatccatattattttattctattctattctaggTCGAAGCAGTAAAAATTCTATCCGATGGATGCCGAATTCTCTCTGACCTACACTTCAATCAAACTGAAGTTAGGAAAAAGTTGATAACTCGAGGTCTAGATAAGGCCTTTGTAACGAACATACAGGAACAGGAACGCGACGAAACCCTATATGGAAAAACGCTTCCAGAAAAAATCAAAGAGTCAAAAGCAATTGAGAAACAAGGCAAGGACATAAAGAAAACGCCGACACCAAAGGCTTCTACCTCAAATGCCCCTTCTCAGCCACCAGTTTCGCGAAGCCGCTTTCAGGGAAACTGGTCGACCCCCCCTCGCTATCCAACATCGAGCAGGGGGGGGCGCGGTACACAGTATCGCAGTCAGTACCAACACCGCGGGGGGCCGCTGACGCTGGCGCCGCCTGCGTACCCTGCATCGGCGCACCCGGCAACGCGCCCGTCGTCGTCGACGACGTCGACCGGCACTCGACGTGCCCCGCCGCGACACTAACACAGCAGGTACACTCGCACGCAGGTAGACTACATCATTATTACAACTGCTGGTTA is part of the Choristoneura fumiferana chromosome 26, NRCan_CFum_1, whole genome shotgun sequence genome and encodes:
- the LOC141442922 gene encoding uncharacterized protein, whose product is MPKRSSEEKINYYNAKIKRLKKRQLNKKQRQRGIILSSDSEDNIANGTQMDTRNVDNTSPSLPQVVRDRSPTPEPAAVEPDQAVSTEPRSPPASPPAALAPVLPAADGDSLDSELIEALGDPNDEIPVYGPEIHSMLAERWLPVLKKGLKSETKEKLLKEYAVPENCKLLKAPTVNPELRAAVNDVAKNRDKKIQVEQDQLGLGITAINRAMTVLLTQDNKVEAVKILSDGCRILSDLHFNQTEVRKKLITRGLDKAFVTNIQEQERDETLYGKTLPEKIKESKAIEKQGKDIKKTPTPKASTSNAPSQPPVSRSRFQGNWSTPPRYPTSSRGGRGTQYRSQYQHRGGPLTLAPPAYPASAHPATRPSSSTTSTGTRRAPPRH